A region from the Sphingomonas sp. S2-65 genome encodes:
- a CDS encoding M3 family metallopeptidase: protein MSQTAPQAAPATRPATTPAIDPAPLLAPWPGGHEGVPPWDKVKPAMFPAAFEQAMATARAEFVKIRDNSAAPTFENTIRASELSGEQMGRLFAVWGVYQSNLATPEVQAIATEWSPRISAFFTELSLDLKMFARVKALYDSRKSLGLNAQQMRLLEREYRSAVTSGALLNEAQKTEVKRINQELSRAYTEFSRKVLADEEKAIVLDNEAELAGLSDSFKASLAEEAKAMGQPGKWAVKNTRSSVQPLLMYATNRPLRQRIYNAFINRGDNGDANDTNATIAQILKLRQERAKILGFKNHAWLRMDDTMAETPENATKLMMSVWPAAVGRVRQEVADMQALANQESAKITIEPWDYRFYAEKVRKAKYDLDENEVKPYLELSNILQGAFWAAGQLYDLDFKENTGQIPVFQSDVRTFQVSDRKTGKEVGIFYFDGYARAGKRSGAWATSYRGRSGLRGNHIVLASNNNNFTKGGAGQPTLISIDDATTLFHEFGHALHSLLSNVYYPGLGGTPRDFVEYPSQVNENWLMTPEVLNRFAKHYQTGAPMPAALVAKIEKASTFNQGFDTVEYLSSAIVDMKLHDRDVAVTDPDAFERETLASIGMPQEIVMRHRLPQFNHLFSSDAYSAGYYSYLWSETMDADTWAAFQEAGSPWDKKTADRFRATLLSTGNETDRKDAYKAFRGRDPDVKALFKRRGFPTQ from the coding sequence ATGTCCCAGACCGCCCCCCAAGCCGCCCCCGCCACTAGGCCCGCGACCACGCCGGCAATCGATCCCGCGCCGCTGCTGGCGCCCTGGCCCGGCGGCCATGAAGGGGTACCGCCCTGGGACAAGGTGAAGCCGGCGATGTTCCCGGCCGCCTTCGAGCAGGCGATGGCGACGGCGCGCGCCGAGTTCGTGAAGATCCGCGACAATTCCGCCGCGCCGACGTTCGAGAACACGATCCGTGCGAGTGAATTGTCGGGCGAGCAGATGGGCCGGCTGTTCGCGGTGTGGGGCGTGTACCAGAGCAACCTGGCGACGCCCGAGGTGCAGGCGATCGCCACCGAATGGAGCCCCAGGATCTCGGCGTTCTTCACCGAGCTGAGCCTGGACCTCAAGATGTTCGCGCGGGTGAAGGCGCTCTACGACAGCCGCAAGAGCCTGGGCCTCAACGCCCAGCAGATGCGGTTGCTCGAGCGCGAGTATCGCAGTGCCGTGACGTCGGGGGCGCTGCTGAACGAGGCGCAGAAGACCGAAGTGAAGCGCATCAACCAGGAGCTGTCGCGCGCCTATACCGAGTTCAGCCGCAAGGTGCTGGCCGACGAGGAAAAGGCGATCGTCCTGGACAACGAAGCCGAGCTTGCCGGACTGTCCGACAGCTTCAAGGCGAGCCTGGCCGAAGAGGCCAAGGCGATGGGCCAGCCGGGCAAGTGGGCGGTGAAGAACACGCGCTCGTCGGTCCAGCCGCTGCTGATGTACGCGACCAACCGGCCGCTGCGGCAGCGCATCTACAACGCGTTCATCAACCGCGGCGACAATGGCGACGCCAACGACACCAACGCGACGATCGCCCAGATCCTGAAGCTGCGCCAGGAGCGCGCCAAGATCCTGGGCTTCAAGAACCATGCCTGGCTGCGCATGGACGATACCATGGCAGAGACGCCCGAGAACGCGACCAAGCTGATGATGTCGGTATGGCCCGCCGCGGTCGGCCGCGTTCGCCAGGAAGTCGCCGACATGCAGGCGTTGGCCAATCAGGAAAGCGCCAAGATCACCATCGAGCCCTGGGACTATCGCTTCTACGCCGAGAAGGTGCGCAAGGCGAAATACGACCTCGATGAGAATGAAGTGAAGCCGTATCTGGAGTTGAGCAACATCCTCCAGGGCGCCTTCTGGGCGGCGGGGCAGCTCTATGACCTGGATTTCAAGGAGAATACCGGCCAGATCCCGGTGTTCCAGAGCGACGTGCGCACCTTCCAGGTCAGCGACCGCAAGACCGGCAAGGAAGTCGGCATCTTCTATTTCGATGGCTATGCCCGCGCCGGCAAGCGATCCGGCGCGTGGGCGACGAGCTATCGCGGGCGCTCGGGGCTGCGCGGCAACCACATCGTGCTGGCGTCGAACAACAACAACTTCACCAAGGGTGGCGCCGGGCAGCCGACGCTGATCAGCATCGACGATGCGACGACGCTGTTCCACGAGTTTGGCCATGCGCTGCACAGCCTGCTGAGCAACGTCTATTACCCCGGGCTGGGCGGCACGCCGCGCGACTTCGTCGAATATCCCAGCCAAGTGAACGAGAACTGGCTGATGACGCCCGAGGTGCTCAACCGCTTCGCGAAGCATTACCAGACCGGCGCGCCGATGCCGGCTGCCCTAGTGGCGAAGATCGAGAAGGCATCGACCTTCAACCAGGGCTTCGACACGGTCGAATATCTGTCCTCGGCCATCGTCGACATGAAGCTGCACGACCGCGACGTGGCGGTCACCGATCCGGACGCGTTCGAGCGCGAGACGCTGGCCAGCATCGGCATGCCTCAGGAGATCGTGATGCGGCACCGGTTGCCGCAGTTCAATCACCTGTTCTCTAGTGACGCCTATTCGGCGGGCTATTATTCGTATCTGTGGTCCGAGACGATGGATGCCGACACTTGGGCCGCGTTCCAGGAAGCCGGCAGCCCGTGGGACAAGAAGACCGCCGACCGGTTCCGCGCGACGTTGCTGTCGACCGGGAACGAGACCGACCGCAAGGACGCGTACAAGGCGTTCCGCGGTCGCGATCCCGATGTGAAGGCGCTGTTCAAGCGGCGAGGCTTCCCGACGCAGTAA
- a CDS encoding ImuA family protein → METTGFKRRPVLPFGIGALDSRLGDGGLRLDALHEVAGTTPDMGDDCAATLFMAGIAARAWGPVLWVVRRHDLFAPGLSQVGLDHKRLIYAEAMDDAEALAIMEEGLRHRGLGAVIGEVKRVAMPATRRLQLAAEGGRTIALLMKRHSREGVDPLGVPSAAVTRWRVASAPSTPLPVEGIGRPRWRLSVARQRGGDSFELEVEACDATGRCDLPAKLANRPAAAGGTTRVA, encoded by the coding sequence ATGGAAACCACGGGTTTCAAGCGCCGCCCGGTGCTGCCGTTCGGCATCGGCGCGCTGGATTCGCGGCTGGGCGATGGCGGCCTCAGGCTCGATGCGCTGCACGAGGTTGCCGGCACCACTCCCGACATGGGCGACGACTGCGCCGCGACTCTGTTCATGGCCGGCATCGCCGCGCGCGCCTGGGGACCGGTGCTCTGGGTGGTGCGCCGCCACGACCTGTTCGCGCCGGGGCTGTCGCAGGTCGGGCTCGATCACAAAAGGCTGATCTATGCCGAGGCGATGGATGATGCCGAAGCCTTGGCGATCATGGAGGAAGGGCTCCGGCACCGCGGCCTGGGCGCCGTGATTGGCGAAGTGAAGCGCGTGGCGATGCCCGCCACGCGGCGGCTGCAATTGGCGGCCGAGGGCGGGCGCACCATCGCCTTGCTCATGAAGCGCCACTCGCGCGAGGGCGTCGATCCGCTCGGCGTACCCTCGGCGGCGGTGACGCGCTGGCGAGTCGCCTCGGCGCCATCCACCCCCCTGCCCGTCGAGGGCATCGGTCGGCCGCGCTGGCGGCTCAGTGTCGCGCGGCAACGCGGCGGCGATTCATTCGAACTAGAAGTGGAGGCATGCGATGCAACGGGTCGCTGCGATCTTCCTGCCAAGCTGGCCAATCGACCGGCTGCGGCGGGCGGAACGACGCGCGTCGCCTGA
- a CDS encoding DUF6504 family protein, whose amino-acid sequence MLQLTALPRGPLVRRFGASIVLRLDQALGHIAEPLRPVIPPDPIAVSQRFAEPIASPEAITHWLGELVPRLATELAQAGLGARRVELVADRIDGVPQRIAIGLSRPNRDSAHLLRLLLRRIEEIEPGYGIDAMTLHLRRSERLGPEPFNERLETESPPDLAALVDTLATRIGERRMWRTRPVESDVPERSAARAPVLDPPERAAAALKAQDIRRLDRNAALHPWHPGWPKPARLLRRPERLDHVMAELPDQPPRRFTWRGQSHKVIRADGPERVFGEWWKRDAERHAVRDYFHVEDDAGHRYWLFRSGDGERPVTGDLSWYLHGVFG is encoded by the coding sequence ATGCTCCAATTGACCGCCCTGCCCCGTGGTCCTTTGGTGCGCCGCTTCGGCGCCAGCATCGTCCTGCGCCTCGACCAGGCGCTCGGTCATATCGCCGAACCCTTGCGGCCCGTGATCCCTCCCGACCCCATCGCCGTCTCCCAGCGCTTCGCCGAACCCATCGCCAGCCCAGAGGCGATTACCCATTGGCTAGGCGAACTGGTTCCCCGCCTCGCGACCGAACTCGCCCAGGCCGGCCTGGGCGCGCGACGCGTAGAACTGGTCGCCGACCGCATCGACGGGGTACCGCAGCGCATCGCGATCGGCCTCTCCCGACCCAACCGCGACTCCGCCCACCTGCTCCGCCTGCTCCTGCGCCGCATCGAGGAGATCGAGCCCGGCTACGGCATCGACGCGATGACGCTCCACCTGCGCCGCAGCGAGCGGCTAGGGCCAGAGCCCTTCAACGAACGCCTCGAAACCGAAAGCCCGCCCGACCTCGCCGCGCTGGTCGACACACTGGCCACGCGCATCGGCGAGCGCCGCATGTGGCGCACCCGCCCGGTCGAAAGCGACGTCCCCGAACGCAGCGCCGCCCGCGCCCCGGTGCTGGACCCGCCCGAACGCGCCGCGGCTGCGCTCAAGGCGCAGGACATTCGCCGGTTAGACCGCAACGCTGCGCTGCATCCCTGGCACCCGGGCTGGCCCAAGCCTGCCCGGCTGCTGCGCCGCCCTGAGCGGCTCGACCATGTCATGGCCGAACTGCCCGACCAGCCGCCCCGGCGCTTCACCTGGCGCGGCCAGTCGCACAAGGTCATCCGCGCCGACGGCCCCGAGCGCGTGTTCGGCGAGTGGTGGAAGCGCGACGCCGAACGCCACGCCGTACGCGACTATTTCCATGTCGAGGACGATGCCGGCCACCGCTACTGGCTATTCCGCTCGGGCGACGGCGAGCGCCCGGTGACCGGCGACCTCAGCTGGTACCTGCACGGGGTGTTCGGATGA
- a CDS encoding error-prone DNA polymerase: MTYSELQVTTHYSFLRGASAPEELFIAAAAMGMPALGVTDRNSVAGVVRALHAAEEIKKKEGIWVRPVLGCRLDLVDGTSLLVWPEDVAAWSRLTRMLTLGKARADAQHGEKGKCFLHWEDVAAHAQGLVGALVPGFADAADPLSMEWMAEIFGARGHVCLTRQRRPGDAMRLYQLSRSARSHGLVPLATGDVLYHHLDNRLLQDVMTAIREKCTIDELGFRRERNADRHLKSPKAMDWRFRHYPEALAASEAIVERCTFSLRDISYRYPDEIVMSGQTPQRALEKLAWAALRQQFSGHKPRAYSKMLHKELRLVKRFDYAPYFLTVNSIVRYARSQEILCQGRGSAANSLICYVLGVTSIDPIKHELLFERFISGERNEPPDIDIDFEHERREEVIQWIYQTYGHDHAALTAVVSRFRTRGAVREVGKVLGLPEDLTGSLVSQVWGWSEAGVPQEHLDSLNLDATDPRLALTLDLAQQLIGTPRHLSQHPGGFVLAQHRLDAIVPIEPATMAERRVIEWEKDDIQMLGLMKVDVLGLGMLGCMRRAFELLEQHKGIRLTLASRQMQDDDDTTFKMIQKADTLGTFQIESRAQMSMLPRLKPREFYDLVIQVAIVRPGPIQGDMVHPYLRRREGKEKPEYPKADLEAVLKKTFGVPLFQEQAMKVAIVGAGFTPAEADGLRRSMATFKMTGGVTHFKEKMVEGMVANDYGRDFAERTFRQIEGFGSYGFPESHAASFAKIAYASSWVKCHHPDIFCAALLNAQPMGFYAPAQIVRDAREHGVEVHPVCVNASDWDTSVMEATAPLRVPPLRFAGTEQDWCDLRPLRLGMRIVHGLDAKQAAKIIDARASGSFTSVHDVWRRAGVPVAALEKLARADAFQCFGHNRREALWAIKALGDAPLPLFAAADVREGQIQPEAAEAPVALVPMTAGREVVEDYRATQLTLRAHPIAFLRQGLARDRITPCGKLVEEHGEGNFVLKDGARITVAGIILVRQKPGSAKSVFVTIEDETGIANTIVWERNFRIFRRIIMSATMIAVCGRVQREGLVVHVIAEEVIDLTHLLRQVGNADLPRMTAPSDGARNGGADPRTRKHWNPPPSRYAALAGPYDDTVIPVKSRDFH, from the coding sequence ATGACCTATTCCGAGCTCCAGGTAACCACGCATTATTCGTTCCTGCGCGGCGCGTCGGCACCAGAGGAATTGTTCATAGCAGCAGCGGCGATGGGCATGCCGGCGCTGGGCGTCACCGACCGAAACTCCGTAGCGGGGGTGGTACGCGCGCTGCACGCAGCCGAGGAAATCAAGAAAAAAGAAGGGATCTGGGTTCGCCCGGTTCTAGGGTGTCGGCTCGATCTGGTGGACGGTACGTCGCTGTTGGTTTGGCCGGAGGACGTAGCGGCTTGGAGCCGGCTGACGCGGATGCTCACCTTGGGCAAGGCTCGTGCCGACGCGCAGCATGGCGAGAAAGGAAAATGCTTCCTCCACTGGGAGGATGTAGCTGCTCATGCCCAGGGTTTGGTCGGTGCCTTGGTGCCAGGCTTTGCCGATGCCGCCGATCCATTGTCCATGGAGTGGATGGCCGAAATCTTTGGCGCGCGTGGCCATGTCTGCCTGACGCGGCAACGCCGTCCAGGCGATGCGATGCGACTATATCAACTGAGTAGATCCGCACGCAGCCACGGTCTTGTTCCGCTCGCGACAGGCGACGTGCTTTACCATCATCTCGACAATCGCCTGCTCCAGGACGTGATGACTGCGATCCGGGAGAAGTGCACGATCGACGAACTGGGCTTTCGCCGAGAGCGGAATGCCGATCGCCACCTCAAGTCGCCTAAAGCGATGGACTGGCGTTTCCGCCACTATCCTGAAGCGCTAGCCGCAAGCGAAGCGATCGTGGAGCGCTGTACCTTTTCGTTGCGGGATATAAGCTACCGATACCCCGACGAAATCGTGATGAGCGGCCAAACACCGCAGCGGGCGCTGGAAAAGCTCGCCTGGGCGGCGTTGCGACAGCAATTCAGTGGCCATAAGCCCCGCGCTTATTCCAAAATGCTCCACAAGGAGCTCCGCCTCGTGAAGCGGTTCGACTATGCGCCCTACTTCCTGACGGTCAACTCAATCGTTCGATATGCACGTAGTCAGGAAATCCTGTGCCAAGGCCGTGGATCCGCGGCCAACTCGCTGATTTGTTATGTACTCGGGGTCACTTCGATCGATCCGATCAAGCATGAGCTACTGTTTGAGCGTTTCATCTCGGGTGAACGCAACGAGCCACCCGACATCGACATCGATTTCGAGCATGAGCGTCGCGAAGAAGTGATCCAATGGATCTATCAGACCTACGGTCATGATCATGCTGCGTTGACCGCGGTGGTCAGCCGCTTCCGTACGCGTGGCGCAGTGCGCGAGGTCGGCAAGGTTCTGGGGCTGCCCGAGGACCTGACGGGCAGCCTAGTCAGCCAGGTATGGGGCTGGTCCGAGGCCGGCGTTCCGCAGGAACATCTCGATTCGCTGAACCTCGACGCGACGGACCCTCGGCTGGCCCTGACACTCGACCTCGCGCAACAGCTGATCGGCACGCCGCGCCATTTGTCCCAGCATCCCGGCGGGTTCGTGCTGGCGCAGCATCGCCTCGACGCGATCGTGCCGATCGAGCCGGCGACGATGGCGGAGCGCCGGGTCATCGAATGGGAGAAAGACGACATCCAGATGCTCGGCCTGATGAAGGTCGATGTCCTCGGTTTGGGCATGCTCGGCTGCATGCGCCGGGCATTCGAACTGCTCGAACAGCATAAGGGCATCCGGCTGACGCTGGCTTCACGCCAGATGCAGGACGACGACGACACAACGTTCAAGATGATCCAGAAAGCCGACACGCTCGGCACTTTCCAGATCGAGAGCCGGGCGCAGATGTCGATGCTGCCGCGGCTGAAGCCGAGGGAATTCTATGACCTCGTTATCCAGGTCGCAATCGTACGCCCTGGGCCGATCCAGGGTGACATGGTGCACCCCTATCTTCGCCGCCGCGAAGGCAAGGAGAAGCCCGAATATCCCAAGGCTGATCTGGAAGCGGTGCTCAAAAAGACTTTTGGCGTACCGCTGTTTCAAGAGCAGGCAATGAAGGTGGCGATCGTTGGCGCCGGCTTCACCCCGGCAGAGGCGGATGGACTGCGGCGCTCGATGGCCACGTTCAAAATGACCGGCGGCGTCACGCATTTCAAAGAGAAGATGGTCGAAGGCATGGTCGCAAATGATTACGGACGCGACTTCGCGGAACGAACTTTCCGACAAATCGAAGGCTTTGGCAGCTACGGCTTTCCCGAAAGCCATGCGGCCAGCTTCGCCAAGATCGCCTATGCCTCGTCCTGGGTGAAGTGCCACCACCCGGACATCTTCTGCGCGGCGCTGCTCAACGCCCAGCCGATGGGCTTCTACGCGCCTGCGCAGATCGTCCGCGACGCGCGTGAGCATGGCGTGGAGGTGCACCCCGTCTGCGTCAACGCCAGTGACTGGGATACCAGCGTGATGGAGGCGACCGCCCCGCTACGCGTGCCGCCGCTGCGCTTTGCCGGTACCGAGCAGGACTGGTGCGATCTCCGGCCGCTGCGGCTCGGCATGCGTATCGTGCATGGCTTAGACGCCAAACAGGCTGCCAAGATCATCGATGCTCGCGCCTCCGGCTCCTTCACGTCGGTCCATGATGTCTGGCGGCGTGCCGGTGTGCCGGTGGCCGCTCTGGAGAAGCTCGCGCGCGCCGATGCGTTCCAATGCTTCGGGCACAACCGGCGCGAAGCCCTATGGGCGATCAAGGCGCTGGGTGACGCCCCGCTCCCCTTGTTTGCCGCGGCCGATGTGCGCGAAGGGCAGATCCAGCCCGAGGCAGCGGAGGCGCCGGTTGCCCTAGTACCGATGACTGCCGGCCGTGAAGTGGTCGAGGATTACCGCGCCACCCAGCTGACGCTGCGCGCGCATCCGATCGCCTTTCTCCGCCAGGGACTGGCGCGCGATCGCATCACGCCGTGCGGCAAGCTGGTTGAGGAGCATGGCGAGGGAAATTTCGTGCTCAAGGACGGCGCTCGGATCACCGTCGCCGGCATCATCCTGGTCCGCCAGAAGCCGGGCAGCGCCAAGAGCGTGTTCGTCACGATCGAGGACGAAACCGGCATCGCCAATACGATCGTATGGGAGCGCAATTTCCGCATCTTCCGCCGCATCATCATGTCTGCGACGATGATCGCGGTGTGCGGCCGCGTGCAGCGCGAGGGGCTGGTGGTGCACGTCATCGCCGAAGAGGTGATCGACCTCACCCATTTGCTCCGCCAGGTCGGCAATGCCGATCTGCCGCGCATGACCGCGCCATCGGACGGCGCCCGCAATGGCGGTGCCGACCCCCGCACCCGGAAACACTGGAACCCGCCGCCCTCGCGCTACGCCGCGTTGGCCGGCCCCTATGACGACACGGTCATCCCCGTGAAGTCGCGCGATTTCCACTAG
- a CDS encoding 2'-5' RNA ligase family protein, with protein MLSATSEATTLPPFHREQQLYLMAKPPHALALEIDRERRLLGLQAKYPLERFHITLQPFGDIRALSATQLEQICSTVASLQAEPLLVMLNRLEGNALVSSNARALRALQRELVRRLISLDVPLPEYDFNPHLTLAYSDWQKRNETISPLQWRMDELLLINSIRGEGHQLLGRWKLKASQGAFDFMIPTQG; from the coding sequence ATGCTTAGCGCCACGTCCGAAGCAACCACCCTTCCCCCATTCCATCGCGAACAACAGCTCTATCTCATGGCAAAGCCGCCGCATGCGCTGGCCTTAGAGATCGATCGAGAGCGTCGTCTGCTCGGCCTGCAAGCCAAGTACCCGCTGGAGCGCTTTCACATCACGCTCCAACCCTTTGGTGATATTAGAGCCTTATCTGCCACGCAGCTGGAACAGATTTGCTCCACGGTCGCCTCGCTACAAGCAGAACCACTCCTGGTTATGCTCAATCGACTGGAGGGCAATGCGCTCGTGAGTTCTAACGCGCGCGCGTTGCGCGCGCTGCAAAGAGAGCTTGTGCGGCGCCTAATCAGCCTGGATGTGCCCCTCCCTGAGTACGATTTCAATCCGCACCTGACACTCGCTTACAGCGACTGGCAGAAGCGGAATGAAACAATCTCACCATTGCAGTGGCGCATGGATGAGTTGCTGCTCATCAACAGCATCCGTGGCGAAGGTCACCAGCTACTGGGTCGCTGGAAGCTAAAAGCCAGTCAAGGTGCGTTCGACTTCATGATCCCGACACAGGGCTGA